The Neodiprion pinetum isolate iyNeoPine1 chromosome 5, iyNeoPine1.2, whole genome shotgun sequence genome segment aaaatattattcggAGTTGTGACTAGTTAGTAGTAAATCACGGCTAATATCTtgtccattttatttatttatttatttattttttccgatgGTCATATCTGGTCATGTAGTTGTAAACCATTGATActagttaaaatttttacaatgaaTAACATTAAGCAATTATTACTCGGATTTTCTGCACTCAATTGTAGATATAggaatattatatataggtaAAACAGTGAGCAAACGAGGATTAGCTTTGAATTATTAtgtaaaagaagaaattttttattgatcttTCCAAATATGACAAttttgaaactgaaattttagTTTCATGTAGAAACTAGTTCAGTCAGGTGCTTTTTGGTATGATcttatatttaaaatattgacGAATCATAATtcggatcaatttttatttattcagaaacgaaaaaagataTACAGATGTGTTCAAGTTGTATCGATatgatttaataatattttactgacaaacaaaagtaattaattaaatttagaGTGAGGTAGCTCCAATAGTTGATTTATATAACTATacttttaatattatatttattattagtcACTGATCTCTTACCTAGTttcgaatatttataataagtGAATGCGACAGCTAACTCATAAAGACTTATTGACTGCATGGAGTCAGAATATTACTGATGACAATTTGAATTGTtgtattgtgaaaaaataaactggTTTTCAGCTTTTTTAACACAGAACTAAATTATCGTATTAGCCCTATATTTTTAGCGATTGTGTACTTAAAACTATTAGGACACAagtttagattttatttttattcttattaattttatttagaaaTTATGAGTATTTTTACTGCGAGTTGAACATTACcaaatagaataataataaataaattgtctTAAAAAAGAAAGCTAACCAAATGCACATTCTTGCTACAAACTGACATACATGATTGTTGGTTCCTTAATTTAGACACATCTTAATGTATTACTCGTAGAATATGAGCATGGCCCGTTTTGTTTTGAGcaaatactttttttataactatAAATTATATGGAATTTATACGATAAGGTGATTGATTAATGAGATAAATATTAGTATTTGCTTAGGTACCATTTACGCTGTACATAGAAATCTACTTCTTGGATTGAAGGTTCTTAAAGTGTGTGTAAAATACTGTGGACTGACTCAGGTTGTAAGCTATTCTGATAGCTTATCCAGGACTTGGATATTATATTTTAGGATAAGATCTTCGCCACGATATAAAAAATGTCCTTTAAAGAATTCCCCTCTTAGCATGTATGGAAACCAGTGCTCGTCGTCCAGCCACATATTCTTGAAAGGGATATTCTTCAAGTTGTACCATTTTGGTAGCATTTctagatttttaaatattttatattaaacaCAGTATAATGTTATATTCTTAAtaaaaggaaacaaaaacaataactaaatagatttatttattaaagtAGGGTAAGAGACACAGATGATTATTGTTCCGTCAGAAAtattggaaaagaaaatgataaaccAAGAAAGATTCTTAGGCTATAaactagaaaattttttcgttttttgtgtAGTTAAAAGTTTCAGTGCACATTTTAACAAGCAACAGAGCAAATACAGTACTCTTCAAAATTGTGATACCTATGCATATTGTATTGGTATGTGTTTGAATGTATCAACATCATTAcatgtaaaaatttaattacctTCAGATTCTATTACACTTCCGTGATATTCGTGGGTTTCAAACACATGCACTTCCAAAAGTGTGGGATCCCCTTCGAATTTAAATTCAAGCAGGCCAACATTCTTCAGTTCTTTCGCAATCAATCCGCACTCCTCTTGCAATTCTCTGTGAGTATTAAATAGcgttttaaattaaattgttcTCGATTAAGTTATCACGATAAACGTAAAGAAAGAGAAGTGATCTCTTAAGATTGTTTTCATGTTattcttaaaattttatttcaatttaattgaaCGGATTCTGATTTATGACTAACATTTAATTGTAACTGAATTGTATCTCATAAACTATTGTTAATTGTCACGCTATTATAGTTAAATATACAAAGTTGTTGAACGAAAATCATATTGTTAATTTGAATTATGAATCAACCTACATGTTTAATTACAGAAATACGTAATAAACAGAAAGTAGAGGAAATTCTCACCGCACAGCGCCTTCAGATATCGTCTCACCGGGTTCAATTTTGCCGCCAAACCCGTTCCACTTTCCTTGTCCGAAACCGCGTTTCTTCATGCCGAGCAATATTTCAGATGCATTTCGCACGAAAACAAGGGAGAAGACTTTCTTAGCGGTCATTTGATCTAGAATCGTTTAAGGCAGAtttaatctgaaaaaaatgatacgtAAATAATGGACCATTTTATCGGGGCTCGAGAACTCGTGACCGACAAGCACACTCTACAAATACGCGCCAAAACCTCCGAGTTATGACACGTGCTTGgtgcaattttcaacaattcgtCCCTGACTCGATGTTTTTCTCATCGGACATCAAACCAGTCGACTTGAGTATTCAAAGCGTCTGTTAGACTGTAAATTTTCCGATTACTATTAAGTAATACCTCGTGAATGCTGTAAAAAGTCCGTGGCAAGCGTAGGAGAGTTGACAGATGACTTATCGTAGACAGGAGGAACGGCTAGACGGAAAGAGCGGCCATCTTGGTTCATAGTTGCTGATTCGTCAGAGTGCTTGTGAATGAACTTGTGATAATTTACCTCTTATGTTGttttctcatcattttcattctaagttctgtgtaaaattttaagtATCTAACGAGGTAAGCAACGTGGAATATTCAGTTGTTCATTATCAACGATCTGTGTAACAACACCGCCCGTTTGACACGCAATGTTATGACGGGACCTAGAATGTTTCTCTAGTGAGTCCAATGCACTCCCTCGGTGCTCTT includes the following:
- the LOC124219842 gene encoding oxidized purine nucleoside triphosphate hydrolase isoform X1; this translates as MNQDGRSFRLAVPPVYDKSSVNSPTLATDFLQHSRDQMTAKKVFSLVFVRNASEILLGMKKRGFGQGKWNGFGGKIEPGETISEGAVRELQEECGLIAKELKNVGLLEFKFEGDPTLLEVHVFETHEYHGSVIESEEMLPKWYNLKNIPFKNMWLDDEHWFPYMLRGEFFKGHFLYRGEDLILKYNIQVLDKLSE
- the LOC124219842 gene encoding oxidized purine nucleoside triphosphate hydrolase isoform X2; this encodes MTAKKVFSLVFVRNASEILLGMKKRGFGQGKWNGFGGKIEPGETISEGAVRELQEECGLIAKELKNVGLLEFKFEGDPTLLEVHVFETHEYHGSVIESEEMLPKWYNLKNIPFKNMWLDDEHWFPYMLRGEFFKGHFLYRGEDLILKYNIQVLDKLSE